The Diceros bicornis minor isolate mBicDic1 chromosome 26, mDicBic1.mat.cur, whole genome shotgun sequence sequence TACCCCCCCATCTTAGGACAATGCAGCCCGCTCCCTGCAGGCCTCGGCCGGACTCTCTTACCTAGAAGCAGGGGGTAGTCCTCAGCCTCCAGCCACGGGGTACAGACCTGGATGTGCCGGAAACGCTTCTGGCTGATGAGGCGGCCGTAATACTCCTTCAGAGGCCCTTTGccttgcagagaaaatcagcatcACTGCACGGGGCCCATCTCTGGCCCCGTCCAActgccccaggcctgagaagcccCTATGAGGGCGTGCGCAAAAGCCACACTCCGCTCTAATCAGGCACCCGTCCAGGCCCTTCCAGAAACAACTCCCCAGGGGTACACACCCTGACCACTGAGCCCACAGCCCTTCCCCTGGCAACCTGCACCGCGGGCCTCAGGCTGGGAAGGTGGCCTGGCACCAGAGCCACGGCCCCATGCCCCGCCAAGCGCCCCAGGGGGCATGGCGGGTGCAGTCAGTTCCTGCCGCCCCTGGGAGCCCAGGGACCAGGAGGAGAGGAGGTGCAAGGCAGGCAGCCGGCCCAGGCCCCCCCTCCCGCAGCCACAGctctcctgcttctctccctccccctggctATTCTGGAAGCAATTTTACATCGGACAGTgaactgttgtttaaaaaaaaaaaagatgctgggGAACCACTGCAGAAGTGGACAGCTCAGTGTCCCTGAGGTCGTACTCTCCAAGagtcaaatctagactccatgtCCTGCCGTGAGGCccgtctgaacctcagtttccccctctgtcaaGCTGGTGTAGAAAACCCTACGTCAGAGAGCTGTGGGGAGGATTAAGGAGACAAGGAACGTCGTGTGCCTGACATGGGGAAGACACACAGTGAAGGCGGGTGCCCTCCTCCCCTCTACTGCCCCCATTTCTACAGGAACACGGTGGTCCCAGGCGGTACCTGTTATCACACAGACCAGAGAAGGCAGGCTCTCTCCACCCAGGATCAGCTGTTCAaactctgtttaaaaaataaataaatgagaaccaGGAACATCTAGTCAgatgcatgggggtggggaggggaaggggaggggcacCGTCCCAACCACGAGGTCactctcctggaggcagcacttCAGATCTAGGGCCTGGTCACTCAATGACCCAAATGGGGACTCAGAGCCGCCACCTCCACCACCCGTGCCCTCAGGCCAGCCCAGCCGGTGGCCCTAGGGGCAGGAGCACAGCGCGGAGGACGCCAGGTGAGGCCAGGCGAGCCCCTCGCAGCTCAACCGCCCCCACAAGCCAGCTCCTGGTCACAGCCACACACCTACTTTCTAACGCCGCCAGCAAGACGGAGAAGTCTTCATCCTCTGCGAGAGAAGAGAACGGGGTGTCACGGCCAGTTTCTAGATGTCTCCCCTCCCAGCTCGACGCCCTCCCCTCTCATGGGGCCCCACGGCCCCAAATGCGTGTGGGGCGCAGGCCTGACAGGGGGCGGGGAAGGCAGGCTCAGCCAGGTGCTCGGCAGAGCGCCGAGGGCCCAGGAGGTCCCGACACCTGTCCAGCTCGTGCTGCTGACCAGCAGGGCCGGCCGCCCGCCAAGATGCGTCACCTCGCCGCTCCGCGCAGCCCGCTCCGTGAAGGCCGACCTCTCCGTGGCCGCGTCCGAGGGTTCGGAGCTGAAGGAGCAGAGACAGGGCCCGTGAGGTGCCAGGGAGCAGGCCCGCAGCCCCAGACAGCCGACTCCTGCCAGCGAGGCCGCCAGGCTCCCAAAGATCAGAGTGCAGCCACGTCAGAGCCACCAGGCCGAGCTGCCACCCAAGGCCAGGGCACAGACACGTGCCTCGATTTCTTTCTTGATCCATATTTATTTGTTGCCAAGCGCTGAGGTCACAACGGCAGACAAGACCGACGCAGCCCTGCCTTCATGGGGCTGACTGTTCTTATCAACTTAGGGTGCGGACACCGTGCTACCCCTCCAGCTGGCTCCCAGGTTACTGAGGAGCAGGCGACGGGGTGTGAAGAGCCGCACAAAGGGCATCTCAGCCCAGCGACACGGCCCAGAGAGCACACACGTCCATGGCCCACCACGGGGTCAGGAACCCGCCGGCAGAGAGTAAGGGTGCCCACAGCCCAGCACAGAGCAAACGTTTccttaaagggccagagagtaaatactttaggctttggAGAGCCCCGGGTCTCTGTTGCGAAACTCAGCTCTGCTGCTGTAGCGCAGAGGCAGCCATAGACGGTAAGTACATGAATGAACGTGCTGCCTTCCAACAAAACTTGACTTACAAACACAAGCAGCAGGCCTGCGGCCATAGTCTGCCAAGCCCTGGATTAGTGGGTTCCCAGGTCTGCagggaggagacagaggagaggccaggacagcagggaggaggagagaaggcagctgAGGACTGAAGACGGGAGACCTACCGGGCCCTGAACACAGAGTAGGTGCGACCCAGCTTCATAAAGAGCTGGTGTTGCAGGTCCAAGGGCGTCTCTTTAAAGAAAGATGCTGGCTTGTCGTAGACAGTCACGGCTCTGCAATGAGATCATTGGGGCTCAAGGGAGGGCCTGAGAAAGGCCTAAGGAATACGAGACCCTGGAGGAtccagacaaagaagggcacttaGGGAATCCGGGTCTCAGACAATGAAAATAAGAAGCGTTAGAATGACTTGGGGAAACACAGAGAGATGTTCTAAGACCAATTCTGGGCTGGCTGGCTGGGAAAGAAACtccggcctcctcctcctccctcctcttcccagaaCCAGTAACCATCTCCCAGGCCCTGGCTATTTCTAGATGCCTCCTCAATAGGACACAGGAGGCACTGCAGCTGCAACCAACCGTGCCGGGCCCCCTCGCCTCCCCAGGCCCCTACTTGATGCCCCAGTTCTCTGCCAGGTCTTCCCGCATTGCGTTCGTCACACACAAGTTCAGGTGGGAGAGGCGCCCGCAGAGCTTCTCGTACCTGAAAAGACACAGCGCTGGTCAGCCCGGAGCCCTGggcctcaccaccaccaccgccaccaccaccgcCGCCGTGTGACAGGACACCTCCTGATATGGAAGGGGCTGCAGAGCTGGGGGCTCCCAACTCAGGTGTCTGGCGAGGCACCTTCCCAGAGTCTGCACTGAGTTCCACCTGCACTATCACTTCCTTCACACCCTTCTTTAAGACAGGTTGACTTTCAGCTTAAATACATTACTTTAAAAGGAAACCATATATCACCACGCAAGGGAAAGTCCAGTCTCTCTTGCCATAACAAGAAGGAAAACAACAAAGGCCTCGTTATTCAGTCTTCGCCACACCGCGCTACTGCCCACAGAGGCCTGCTCTCCAGGCCTTGCATGGGGAGGTGAGCAGATGTCAGAGAGGCCTTCATGGCTGACTAGCTGCAAACTGCGACTTGAGCCCTGATGACAGGGCGGGATTGAAAGAGAACAGGAAGGGGAACGAGCGACTCGAGGTTACTGAACGCTGTTGGTGTTTCGTGGCCTGTTCCCACtcaggatgcagagaaagcaccGGAGGTGGACAGCCTGGGGCTCAATTCTGGTCCTCACACTTACTAGCTCTCGGGCAAGTGGCATAGTGGCTCTCAGCCTCGGCTTCCTGGCTTGTAAACGGGAGTCATCACAGGATAGCCTCACTGGAGGCGGTGTGGACTGGAGGGATACAGGGCTTGGCCTGAGGCCTGGCATGCAGCAAGCGCTCAATGCTTGCTGCTGCCGCTGCCACTGTTACCAGCGTTGATGAATGAGCTGTCGGGAAAGGCCACAGCCCATGGCTTGAGACTGCAGGTCCACACTGAGGCAGATGTTATATCCTCAGGCTCAGAACACAACCGACTCTTCCTGCCCCAGGTCCACCTCCTCCCGCGGGCCCTTCTTCCCTCTCCGTTTCCCCAGGGGCAGCAGACTGTGGCCAGTGTCCCCACTTGCCAGCAGCAGCCCCCAGTTTTAACTCGGGGATCTGGTCTGGGTGCACCCGGAACCCCAGCTCTCACAGTGGAGCACTTCTCCCAAGCCCGAGACCAGGGCATGGCAGCCCCTCCGCCTCAGTGGGGGTCAGAGGATGGCAGGGGAGCACGAGCCAATCAGAGAGGCTCGCTGTCTCCCCTGAGCCTGATGGGGTGGCGATGAGAGCGAGGGGAGCTCCCAGAACCCGAAAAACATCTTCCAGGAGGGAGTGTGGGGAGAGCTGAGGGGGGTTCCGAAGCTCCAAGTCAGCCATTTCTCTGGACTTTTGAGTCCCATGGGCCAATGAACGCCCTCCTTTGCTTAGGCCTCTTCCTGTCACTTATAACCAGCATCAGCCCAGCCTTGCCCTGACCCCACAGGGCACATGGGCAACCAGCTTCCCCGAGTCTCGGCGCTGGCCCTTCTTCTTACCACATTTGGGGACAACGCACACCCTCTTCCCAGACCCTCACCACTTGGCCAGCAGAACAAGGCAGTGGCTGGGGCCGTGAGCCAGACCCATGATGGAGTAGCCGTAGTTGTGCCAGTCGATGACGAGCTTGCTCCCATAGAGACAGCACACAAACCAGCAGACGGCAATGGCAGGCAGGCCTGGGGGGTTCTGGGAGAGAGAGACTCGAATGAAGAGGAGGAAACCCAGACTACGGTCGACAATAAACTGAGCAAAAACAGTTGCAACGTACATGGCAAAGAGTTGGTTATCTCTACAGAGCTCTTGATAATCAATAAGCAGAAGAAAGaccctcttcctcaccaaaaaacgtATAAAAGGTCATAAAACAAAATTGACCAACCTGAAAAGTCAGAGATCATCAATAATCAAGGAGACAAAAAATGGAACAAGGAGGTGAATTTCTCACCTATCAGAATGCAAACTCTGAAACGTGTAACAACAGCCAGTGGTGGTGAGGATGAGGGGGAAGAGGCAGCCCCGTGGGGGGATAAATGCGCCCAGCCCTACTCTGGGACTCTCTAGTAGACACTACAACACTGAACAAGTGCCTGAGCTCTGACCAAGCACTTCCACCCAcgggaatttatcctaagaaagaAGCTGCAAAAAACCTATGTTCACTGATGCTGTTCACCACACTATCTGTGAAGGTGAAAAAACAAGAAGAATCTGAGTATCCAACAAGATGAGACTGCATAAATACGTTGGGTAAATCACGTATTGGAACGCAATGCAGCCAACTAAAAGAGGGTGCTTCTACCTGTGAAAAAGCACTGAGAGGAAGAGTTAAGAGCGTCACTCCAGAGCCAGACTAtgtggttcaaatcctgactccagcacttcctagctgtgtgacaagGGCCAACTTacagaacctctctgggcctAGGTTTTCCCTTCTCTAAAATGTAGGCAATACAAGAACCTACTTCTTAGGATTGCTGTGAGGAATTAAACGAGTTAATACATATAACACACTTAGATATGTACTAAGTACCATGTAAGACACTGTCTATAATGACAGAGAAAAGAGAACGGATGGGTACCATACATAGACTGGACATCTACTATAAGCTCCTActcatgtttttaaaagttcatatatacacactcacaaatATACAATTTATTTACCAAtctgtgcatttttaaaaggcTGGAAAGTAAAGAAAAGTTAACAGTGGTTCTCACAGAGGGAGAAATAGACCTGGAGAAAGACGTAGGCTGCCGGCTCCCTGCACATCAACTTCCACAGCAAGTGCACTGCCTGGAATACGACTTTGACTCCATACCGGAGAACGTGGGGCCCGACTGCAAGGCAAACAACAGCCTCACTACCAGAGGAATTCTTGCCAATTTacacattacacacacacacagagattcaAAGGAACCCGGAGTTCACTGCATCCTACCTGCAAGTCTCTGAAGTTCTGTCAAACTCACAATCTGAATTCTGTCGCTCTGCAAGAGCTCTTCATGGGGCCTGGAGTCTGAAaagaatgtcctttttttttttttgaggaaaaccagcccggagctaacatccatgccgctcctcctcttttgctgaagaagactggccctgggctaacatccgtgctcatcctcctctactttatatgggacgccgccacagcacggcttgacaagcggtgcgtcggtgcgtgcccgggatccgaaccagtgaagcccgggccgccgcagcagagcgctcgcaGTTAAccacttgcacttaaccgcttgcaccaccgggccggccccagaatctcCCCTTTAATGTACTGAACAGGCAATCTAATTTAACGTCAGATGATACCCCAGCTCAGGCTGAACAGTAGAGAACTTCGGAGAATAAGACTTTTCCAGacctctctctgttcctcagtagCCAGAACAGAGAATGAGGCCAGTTCTTGTCCAGATTCCACTGGACTGCCCACACAGGGAGGGCCCAAATCTTTTCCACCTATATTTACTTAacacaatacctggcacataataggtactcaaaGTGATCTAGATTCCCTGGATGGTGGAATTATCCCACCACACAGAGACTCCCAGGAAGTCccactcctctccctcaccctggGACAGCAGACTCCAAACAGGGACCAGCGGCAACCAGTGCTACTTCCACTTTTCCCTGATACCGGGTTGAGCGACCCTCTAAAAATGTCAACACGGAGGAAGATGGAGGGGCAGACACGCCCGCCCCTGTACACTGAGGGAAAAAGCTGGACGTGCCGGGCAACTGAAACATCTGCCCGCGGAGCTCTGCACTGAGGGTGAGGAATGGCGAGGAGACAAGTTGTCCGCTCAGCCTGAGGACAGTAGCCCCACGGAGATGTGGTTACCAGCACTGGTCCTGGAGTCACACGCACCTGGGTTCCAGTCCGCCTTTCCACTTACCAGGAGGATTAAGTGAGACTCTGTAACGAGTTCACCTAGCTTAGCACAGCCCTACCATAAAGGAAAGCGCTCCATTAACAACAGCTGTTCCTAGAGACCCGCCCTGCAGAGGCCGCGCTGAAACCTAGCAACAGCTGTCCAGACCAGAGCCCGACTCATCCAATCTCAGAGAGCTgctccagggaggagagagaaaacggGCGCACCCCCCTCGGCCCCCCTGGGGCGGTCAAAGCCGAGGGTCAAAGGCTGAGACAGCAGCCTCCCTCCCAGACCCCCGGGCACTCACTGCAGAACCCCAGGAGGGTCACGGAGAAGCCGCGCTTGGCCAACGACAGCGCGTGGTACTGCATGCGGGGGCTGCGGCCCACGTCGCCCAGCACCACGACCACCACGTGCCGGGCCGCGCGCCCCCGCCGCCAGCGCTTCCACGcgaccagcagcagcagtggcagGCAGAGGGACAGGGTCACCAAGGCCACGCAGGAGGCCGCCATCTTGGCGGGCCGGCAGCGGTCACGTGGCCGCGCTCCCGCGGGCCGGGCGCGCTGTGCGCAGCCGCAGACCGAGCCTCCGAGGTGGGCGGAGAGAAGGGAGGCGGGGGACGCGGTTCCCTAAGTGGGGGCCGGCGGAACCTCCCAGGATTACCCCAGGGGCAAAGAATTCCTGGTATTAAGGTAAAGCTGTTAGCATATGGGGATCTGGGAACATTTTTTTTCCGAAGTTCTGAGATAACTTCAAAACACAGTGAGACAACAGTTTGGATGAATTTCATAAGCATAATGTTGAGAAAAAGAGGCTAGAAGCCAGAGGGCATACTGGCTGGTTCTGCTTGTATAAAATCAGAACTACTCGTTGCTGGTAAGTCAGGAGAGTGAGCTGTCTTGGAGGGTCCGGGAGTGAGTGGGCGGGGCAGTGGGGAGCTGGAGGGAGTttctggtcatgttctgtttcttgatccagGAGCTGGTAACGTGGGTGTGTTCCATTTGGGAAAATTCATCAGAAAGCAAACTTATTAATTTTTCAGGATGTATGTTGTATTTgagtaaaacatttaaaagagaaagaaaagggcaaAGAAGGAAGTAAAAACCGTAATGATTCTAAGTGTCCATAGTAAGAAGGGACAGTTTCCCCACTGACCCATCCATTTCTTCTCCCACAGTAGCCACCTACAGAGTTTAGTGTGTGTCCATGGGACATGACAGCCTTTTGGCTTTGAAAGGCGTCCCCCTGCTGAGGAACATTGAGAGCGTATCAGTGAAGTcacccccactgcccccaccTGGAGAGCTGCCCCAGAATCTGCCTGGGGCCTGCCTCACCCACTCACACATTCAACAAGGAAAGAAGACAGCGCCTGCTGCCTAGCTAAGAGCTTGGACAGGGCGGCGCCCACTGGTCGGGGCAGCACCGTGATGATGTGGTTCCCAAGTGACCCTAGAGCCAGCTCAGGACTTGGCACATTTCTCATTGACCTCTCACAGCAGTAGCCCTGTGATTCCCCTTTGTACA is a genomic window containing:
- the ALG1 gene encoding chitobiosyldiphosphodolichol beta-mannosyltransferase isoform X1, yielding MAASCVALVTLSLCLPLLLLVAWKRWRRGRAARHVVVVVLGDVGRSPRMQYHALSLAKRGFSVTLLGFCNSRPHEELLQSDRIQIVSLTELQRLAVGPHVLRYGVKVVFQAVHLLWKLMCREPAAYVFLQNPPGLPAIAVCWFVCCLYGSKLVIDWHNYGYSIMGLAHGPSHCLVLLAKWYEKLCGRLSHLNLCVTNAMREDLAENWGIKAVTVYDKPASFFKETPLDLQHQLFMKLGRTYSVFRARSEPSDAATERSAFTERAARSGEVTHLGGRPALLVSSTSWTEDEDFSVLLAALEKFEQLILGGESLPSLVCVITGKGPLKEYYGRLISQKRFRHIQVCTPWLEAEDYPLLLGSADLGVCLHKSSSGLDLPMKVVDMFGCCLPVCAVNFRCLHELVKHEENGLVFEDSEELAAQLQMLFSKFPDPAGKLSQFRKNLRESEQLHWDESWRQTVLPLVTDT
- the ALG1 gene encoding chitobiosyldiphosphodolichol beta-mannosyltransferase isoform X3, whose protein sequence is MREDLAENWGIKAVTVYDKPASFFKETPLDLQHQLFMKLGRTYSVFRARSEPSDAATERSAFTERAARSGEVTHLGGRPALLVSSTSWTEDEDFSVLLAALEKFEQLILGGESLPSLVCVITGKGPLKEYYGRLISQKRFRHIQVCTPWLEAEDYPLLLGSADLGVCLHKSSSGLDLPMKVVDMFGCCLPVCAVNFRCLHELVKHEENGLVFEDSEELAAQLQMLFSKFPDPAGKLSQFRKNLRESEQLHWDESWRQTVLPLVTDT
- the ALG1 gene encoding chitobiosyldiphosphodolichol beta-mannosyltransferase isoform X2; protein product: MGLAHGPSHCLVLLAKWYEKLCGRLSHLNLCVTNAMREDLAENWGIKAVTVYDKPASFFKETPLDLQHQLFMKLGRTYSVFRARSEPSDAATERSAFTERAARSGEVTHLGGRPALLVSSTSWTEDEDFSVLLAALEKFEQLILGGESLPSLVCVITGKGPLKEYYGRLISQKRFRHIQVCTPWLEAEDYPLLLGSADLGVCLHKSSSGLDLPMKVVDMFGCCLPVCAVNFRCLHELVKHEENGLVFEDSEELAAQLQMLFSKFPDPAGKLSQFRKNLRESEQLHWDESWRQTVLPLVTDT